The genomic region TTCGTTTGTTTCCGCTGACATCTCGTCCTCACGGGGCAAGCAATGCATCTTGCCCGGCTGGCCTCGCCCCGCCACGAAGGCGGAAGCACTGGCGCTCTTCATACAGCATGAAGCCCTATCAAAGGGCTTCATGCTCCGATTGCGCTGAATGATCGTTCACGCCGTCTCCGCCCACGGAGATCTCATTCAGCGGCACTCGGCATGCTCTCTGCCTTCAATGCGTCGACGCGTTCTCTGGTCAAGCGAAACACGCCTCGCCCGCCTGCAAGGGTCTGGTAGGAACCGCCCACGCGGTCACTTAGAAAATTGAACCAGTCCTGCGGCGGCAATGCCGGCGGCCTCTCGCTGATTTCGACGACGGTGCCGTTCGGAGCGAACCTCGTATGAATCAGCACTGGGTTATTCTGCTCCATTTCTCGTCTCCATAGAATTTCATAGACCTGATCCGAAGCCCAAAAGTTCAACTTTGATGTTCTCGGTTCCAAGCACCTTGGCCTGGCAAGCAAGACGAGACTTGGAACCGACGCCGACGATGGAGTCGAGCTTCTCGTTTTCCTCGCGCGCAATCTTCGAAAGTCCCTTGCGTCCCTCCTGGACGAAGACATGGCAACCGCCCCGACAACCTTGGTCCTCGCAATTGTGCGGAAAATCGATTCCCGAAGAGAGAATTGCGGCGAGCAAAGTCGTTCCGTCCGCCACTTCGATGGATTTGTCTGCCGGCATTATGGTCAGCGTTGCCATTGATAACTCCTCGCTTTTTCTTGCTATAGATAGATCGCAGCTCCTGCGCCGACGTTGATCGAAGCGTCCTTCATCGTCGAAACGATAAAGCCGATCTGGTCGTCGGTCAGATGCGTGTGAAACGGCAGCGCGACGGCGCGATCAGCCACCTTCTCCGCCACCAAGTAATCGCCGCGGCGATAGCCAAGATCGAAATAATGCCTTTGAAGATGCAGCGGATTGCAGTACGCGGCTGCTTCTACCTGCTCAACACGCAAATCTTCGACAATGGCGTCTCGGCTGGAGCGGGTGAATCGTGTTCCAAGATGCACCAGATAGAGGAACCAGTTCACTTCGGTTACATCCGGCCCGACGTAGGGATCTTTGATGCCCTCAAACGACTGGACGTGCCTGTAGTAGAGGTGCTCCGTCAGCCGGCGCCGCTCAAGAATTTCGTCTAGCCGCTTTAGCTGTGCGAGACCGAGTGTCGCGGTAATGTTGCTCATTCCGGCTTGATAAGCAGGCGTCCCACTGACGACGACGGACGATCGCTCTTCCAAGCGGTGGGACCGATGCCGCCGAATTGTCACCGCGAGATCAACGTCATCGGTAACAACCATGCCGCCCTCTCCGCAGACCAAAGGCGAGGGTTGCGAGAAATCGAACACGGACGCGTCACCGAATGTCCCAACCAGCGCACCCTGATATTTTGAGCCGATCGCTTCGGTGGAGTCTTCGATTAGGATGAGACCGTGCCTTTTGGCGACGTCACGCAAATCGGCCCAGGCCGCCGGGTGCCCGTTGTTGTTGGAGGCCACTATGGCTCGCGTCTTTTCGGTTATGCGGGCTTCGACCTTTGCCGAGACCAGCGTTCCCGCCCAATAATCGATATCGGCAAAAACCGGTCGCGCTCCGGCGATGCTGATGGCGTGCTGAGTCTCGCGGAACGAATAAGGCGACGCGATGACTTCCGCGCCTGCACCTACCTCGTAAGCGGCAAGGGTGAATAGAAGTCCAAGCGTTCCGCTAGGGACAGCGATGGCATACTTGCGGCCAACATATCCCGCGAATGCGGCTTCAAATGCTTCGACCGCCCGACCGCTAGACAGCCTCGGAGACGTCATGACCGCGTTAACGGCCTCAAGTTCCGCAATGGTGACATCGGGATCCGATAACGGAATGAAGGATTCGTCTCCTCCCTCAATGAGGGTATCATCACCTTTCACGACGCCATCCAGCGTTGCCGGCTCGATCATGCGTGTGTGCTCCGTTTCGCGAGAATAATGCCCGTTGCCTGTGCCAGATCGGACGTGATCCGCACGCAGTGATCGGCCGCATCCAAAAGATGAATGTCAAACTGGCTGTATGTGCGAAACGGTGTTTCGATTACGTCCGAAGCGTCACATCGTGTCCATGAGAGGTGTGGCAAGCGCTTGCGAAGGTCGCCAAAAACCTGGGCATCGCCCGGTTGCGCCGAGAGAACTTCATCGATCGCCGTCAGGTCGTCAGAGCCGATGGGCATTCGCAATCCTCTTCTCTTTGCGCTGTTTTTGTCGTGCGTGCATCGACGTCATTGCCAGAATTTTCGCTCGGCATCGGCGTTCAACTGGTCCAAAAGATCAGTCAGGCGTGCATAGGCGCTGTGAAATTCCCAGACCGCGTTTTCGTGGTCCTTTCGGAAAAGCTGCCAGCTCCCGCGATCGGCCTCATAGATCAGCAACGCGACATCGATGACGCGGCCATCAGGATCGATGTTCCTTGAGCAGCATGGGCTCGCTATGCGATAGCCGCCCGACACCGCGGACACGCTCGGCGAGACGTAGCGATAACGCCTGCGCGATTGGAGCGCGCGCTCAATCCGTCGGAGATCGAGATCGTTAGGATGGGCAGCCAAGCCCACCACCACCGAGTGCGTTAATGTCGCCAAGTTCATGACAGACTCGCCTTTCTAAACCGGGACGATCTCTTCCTCAAAGCAGCCCACAACGAGCCGTTCGCCGAACTCGACCAAATAGACCGGAATGTTCGCCTCGGTGTGTGTGCCGACCTGGACGATTTCTCCGGTGTCACCGACATTCACCAGTCGGCCTTGGTCGGGGGCGTCCGGAAACGAGCCGTCGTTATCAAGGTCTATGGTCGCCTTGACGCGCTGTCCCCATTGGTATTTCGGCAGCCGCGGTTCGATCATGGAAATTTTCCTCCAGCCGAAATTGCCTCCGGCAGAGGCAAATCCTCATCACCGTCGTGCGGGATGACGGGTTCCAGCTCCTTGCGCTTCATACCCACGCGATTACCGCTTTCGGTGAACTCGACGCCGTAAATATAAAATTGCTGAAGAAACGTTCCGATGCTGACGACGTATCCGACTTCGCCTTTCTTGGCCAAGATCTCACCGATCTCCTTGCCAGCGTAAGTTCCGTCATTACGGATCACGCGCTTCGCCTTCACCTTCTCTCCGAAGTTGAAAAATGGTGGCTCGGAGATCTCCACCACATCGCTATCGCGGACAATGTTGCTCATGTCGAAATAGCCATCAGTCTGTCACGATGCGCCATCGATTGGCGCGATTGCGCCATCTCACGCACGAGCGCGTCGCCGTCGTTCGCCAGTTCGGCGATTTGCGTATCCGGTACGCGGCTCGCCACTTCGTAGCGCACGCGCCAATCTGGGTCGTTCCGAAGCCAGAAGAGGAGATCAGATGACAGACGCTGAGCAACCTCGAGTCGCACCGCCGAATCCGAGTCTTCCACCATCCGGAACAACCAATCGGTAGGAATTCTCCGAGCAACGACGCGACGAACTTCCGGTTCTTCATCGTCCATAAGCCGCGCGAGCAATGCCGGCGCAATACGCCGGGCAACGACCAGGCGGACGTAATAATCGGTGTCCGATAACATCGGCGTTAGCTCGGCGTCGTCGAGAAGCGAGGCGATACGATTTCGCACTTCCCGATGGGGATCAGTCCGCAAACGCAAGATGAGACGCTTCGGCAATCGGCGCGCCGCATTCCAGCGCACGGTCTCCTCCTGGTCATCAAGAAGCGGCGGCAAGAGAAACACATCGGCGTGCTTGGCCGCAATTGCTCGCACCTCAAAATGTGCATGGGCGACGTAGGCGTTCGCGAGGTCCGGATTCCAATTGAAGAAGCGATCGATCCGCCGGGCGTAGCGATCGTTGACGCAAGCGTGCTTCAGCCGGCACCTACCGGCAGCGTTCAGCGCACCATGACCGCACGACGCGCAACTCACCTCATTCCCCAGCCAGTCTCGGGCTTCGTCGATGTCATCAGTCATCGTCATGTCCCATCCGATCGAGAACACCGAGAAGGACCTTTGCGCCGATCTTGTCTGTGGAATCGAGTTCGATAAGTTTGAGGACGGCAGCTCGACCTTCCTCTAGGTTGCCGAGCCGCATTTGGAGATAAGCGTATCCCTTCAGTGTAAAGAGGAAGAAGCGCGGAAGTATCTCCTCGTAATCGCCGAATGGCGCATCGGCTGCAGCGACTTCACGCCAATCCGGCACGAGATTGTTTTCGCGTGATGCCTTCTCAAGACACAGTTTTGCAATGCCGAGTGCCTCCGACAGCCGACCCTTGTAGAAGTAGAAACGATAGAGCCCGATCAGCACCGCTGCGTGCCCGGGTGCGAGCGCCTCCGCCTGACGGAGGTGGCGCTCCGCGACGTCATCTAAATGATAGGAGAGCGCAGCCTGCCACAAATGATCCTCCGCGTCGTCCGGAAGACCGCCTCCTAACAGAGCATTTGAAAGGAGAGCATCTTCGAAGACGGATTGCGGCGCCGCTTGCCCAACCGAGCCCACCATCACTTTCGTTTCCTCATTGCACGGCTTCAGCAGGCTGCCCCGAGCCGCAGCATGCGGTCGCTTTGGGATCATGAAAGACGAAACCCGTCTGGGCAGCACTGTCGCTAAAGTCGATGGTCACGCCTTCAAGAAGAATGCGGCTCTCCGCGGGCAAAAAGAATTTGAGGCCGTCCTGCTCCAGGACCGCGTCTCCCGGCTCTGGAGCGTTCTTCACGCTGATGTCCGCAGACAATCCTGAGCAACCTCCCGGACTGACGGCAAGCCGGAAACCACTTCCCGGTCCGCCATCCGCACGCAACATGAGATGAATAAATTTCTGCGCTGCAGGCGTGAGTATGAGATTCATCGTGGTCTCCTTTCGCTCACGCCGGCGGCTGGTAGCGAGGGTATGAGGTGTCGATAACGCACGTGTCATCGACTGGGCAGACCGCAGCGCACTGGGGCGAGTCGAAATGCCCGATGCATTCCGTGCATTTCTTTGGATCGATCACGAACGTGCCATTCTTCTCCGTAATCGCCACGTTCGGGCATTCGGGTTCGCACGCGGAGCAACTCGTGCATTGAGAGGCTATGATCTTCAGTGTCATTGATGTCTCCTAATCATCGACCTCAAGCGGCGGCGGTCAGTGCGCCTTGCCGAATTTCGGCGTCACCACGCTGAACGTGCTCTATCTCGCCGCTCTTCACCTTTGATAGGTAGTCCTTGAACCAAGTGATCGCGGATTTTTCGATAAACTCGTGCGCGTATTGATCGACGGGATCGATACCCGCCCTCTGGAGGTCGCTCTTTGGGCAACCTCCAATCTTTGCGACAAACACTGCGTGGCAGTCGTTGATCGCACGAATGATCGTCTCGAGGCTGTCCTCCTCGCCGTAACCACCCTGGCAATAAAGGTCGACGCGGCGATGACCGACGAACTTTGCGCCAGACGTCGAGAGTTCATAAACTTGGAACTCCTTGGCGTGACCGAAATGCTCATTGATAAGCCCCGAACCCTTTGTCGCCACAGCGACGAGAAGCTTGATGTCACTCACTTCACCTGCCAGCGAGGCAAGCTCCTCTTGCTTCGCAGCGACCTTGGCGACTCGCTCCTCTTCGACTTTGGCTTGGTATGCCTTGCGTGAATCCAGGTCGTAATCGACTTCCATCTCCATGATCTTGTCGGTCGTGAATTCTGCAGAGCGATCTTCGCCGAGAAGGCCAACGGCGTCAGCACGGCACTGACGGCAGTGGCGCATCATGTTCATCTCGCCTTCGCAAGAATCCTGGAGGGCTTTGAGCTCTTGCGCGGTGGGACCTCGTTGCCCAGTCAGGCCGAACGCCGTGCCATGTTCGGGAGAAGAGATCAGCGGCATAATATTGTGCAGGAAAGCGCCGCGAGACTTCACGGCCTTGTTCACATCGACCAGATGCTGATCGTTGATTCCTGGGATCATCACAGAATTGACCTTGCAGAGGATGCCTCGCTCAGTGAGCATCTCAAGGCCCTGCAATTGCCGATCTGTCAGAAGCTTCGCGGCCTCGACGCCCGTATAACGCTTATGTTTCCAAAATACCCATGGGTAAATCTTGGCGCCGATTTCGGGGTCGACCATATTGATTGTTATCGTCACGTGGTCGACATTGAAGCCCGCGATCGTATCAACATGGTCTGGCAGTGCGAGGCCGTTCGTCGATAGGCACAGCTTGATATCGGGAGCGGTCTTGGAGATCAGCTCAAACGTCTTGAACGTCTTCTCCGGATTTGCCAAAGGATCGCCCGGGCCGGCGATGCCCAACACCGTCATCTGCGGAATAGTCGAGGCCACCGCCAGAACTTTCTTCGCCGCCTGCTCGGGTGTCAATTTCTCGCTGACGACGCCCGGACGAGATTCGTTCGCGCAGTCGTATTTGCGATTGCAGTAGTTGCATTGGATGTTGCACGCCGGCGCGACCGCGACATGCATACGCGCATAGTGATGATGAGCTTCCTCGCTATAGCAGGGATGGTTCTTGACCTTCTCCCAAATCTCCGTCGGTAGATCGCCCTGGCCCGCTTGCGATCCGCAACTGGCCTTGCCGCTTCCGCCGTGCGTTCCGCAGCCCTTGTGGTCCGCGATCTGCTGCATCACCGCTTCCAGCTTCGCTTCGGATCCACTCGCTTCCTGCTGCGCCGATACGTCCTGCATCTCAAATCCTCGCTGACAGTCGTGCAGTGTGCTGCACGTAGGTGCTATCGTCGTTTGGCGTTGCGCCGCCGATGCGTGCAACACCTCCTGATGATGGCGGTACGCAACTCGCGTGCCAGTGATTAGATTTTGAATAACTCTCCGAAAGGTCTGCATTTTTCCGACTAAATGCGCTGTGGTGATGCTGACATGCGTGCGATGCGCACCCTTGAGCTGTTGGAAAAACGACAGCGGCAACGTTGTTGTTGGTGCGATTTCCGACGCATAAGACTGGACGATGGGTTGCACGTGCGATGCGCCCCTTCGTCGGCGAGCGCAGCGTCAGCGCATTTAACTTGTTCGCGGTCTCGAACATATTCGATGAGCGAAATTCTCAAGCCGCTTTCAGGATAATTTCTGCGGCTTTCGGGAGCGGAATGACGATCGGCGTCAGGCCGTGCGTCATGAAGAACCGCATCTCATTCTTAGTCAGGCCGTCGGGATCGACCAGGACGTAATGCTCGCCGGCTGAACGCTTCGTCACCTGGCGCGCATAGGTTCGAAGAAGCTGATCGTGAAATCGGCAACCGATAAAAAGGAAACGCCGATCGGTACGACGATCCTTCACCGCATCGGGAATTGGCGTCTGAATGTCGATTTCCGTCAGCACCTCGACGTAATCTGCATCCGAAATCAGATAGTTTTTTGCTGGGGCGATCGAGCCATGCGGCTTGTAGAGCAGCGTCGTACAAGCTTCGATGGCCGTACGGTCGGCTTCGTTTCCGGCTGCATCATAAAAGCGATACCAACGGTCTTCGCCGATGCCAGCACGCGTGATGCCTTGAATCTCACTCCAGTCATTTCTTTCACTCAGCGCTGCGCGCATCGTCCCGTCGTACCAGACGTCGACGATCATAGGCAGCGGCAAAGATGCCAGATAGCGATGCAGCGGCGTCGGCTCTATCGCTGGCGTGAATGCTTCAGTCATCAACGCCGAGACGGTTGAGCGATGCTTCATGCTCTCGATGTGTTGAGCAGATGCCCACGCATTTCCTTTTGCCCGCCGCGGCAGCGCAACTTTTGCGCCGAAGTAAGCAGCAAGGGCTTCCGGCGTCATCGGGACGCTTGGCTTTGAAAGCTCCGTCAATCCCGGTCCGAGATACGGAATAATCGTTCCCGTTTTCAATTCACTCGCGATCTTGGCGAGCAGCGCCTCTGCATCGTCCAACTTCAAAATATCTGTGCAGGGAACGGGCGCATTCATGGCCATCAGTCCTCTTCACCGCGTTTACGCGCATTGATCGTAATTGGAAGGGGCGTATCGGCAGCCAATTCAGGCAAATCGAGAACCCAACCATTTGCGATACGAATCCAGCCACCCCAAAGTGTCTCGTGCTGCGACTCGACAATTGGCTCCTCGAGATCCTTCTTCGGAACGTAAATGGACAAACCTGTCTCCGGAGAGCGACGGATCATCACTTTCATCAATTCAACTCCTTTGTTCGCAGCCGATCAGACCGACGGGCATGCTCTCAGAGATTGACCGGGTCGATACCGGTCGCACTGCGCACGAAACAAAATGTCACTTCACATATAACTCTGCGCGTTAGAGCCTACCGGCCTCCCGGGTACCGACGGCAACATCGCTCTTAGCTTTGCGATAATGCCCGGCAAAACTTCCAAGACTCGATCGACATCGGCATCCGTGTTGTCTCTCGACAGCGAGAGGCGGATAGCCCCATGGAGCGCCGTGACCGGAACACTCATTGCCCGTAATACATGAGAAGGCTCTGTCGAACCGGAGGTACACGCTGAGCCCGAGGAAGCTGCGATCCCCGCTCGACTCATATGCGTAAGGATGGCCTCACCATCGAGCCCGTCGAATGCAATATTCGATGTATTAGGCAGCCTGTTGCGCTTGTCGCCGTTGACGAAGCACGGGCCACCCACTCGCAAAATCCCATCCTCGAGGCGATCACGCAACGCGCGCACCCGCGTCGTTTCTTCATCGAAGCGAGACATTGCTAGTTCGGCGGCTTTTCCCAGTCCGATGATCGAGGGAACATTCTCAGTACCGCCGCGCCGTCCGCGCTCTTGATGCCCCCCTCTAATTTGAGACGCAAACTTTACACCTTTGCGGACGTACAGCGCACCAATGCCTTTCGGACCATGCAGCTTGTGGCCTGATAGAGAGAGCATGTCGATCTCAGAAGATTTCAGATCAATCAGCATCTTTCCGACAGCTTGCACGGCATCCGTATGGAATAGTGCGCCGACGCTGTGCGCCATCTTCGCCAAGCGATCGACAGGGAAGATCGTTCCGGTTTCGTTGTTCGCCCACATGACCGATGCGATTGCTGTCCGCGGCCCGAGCGCACGCGCAAAGGCTTCCTCATCGAGCCGTCCTTGGCGATCGACGCTGATGATATGCACTTTGGCGCGCCCGATCCTTTCAAGATGGGTAACGAGCGTGAGGATCGCTGAATGCTCGACGTTCGTCGTTACAATCTCATCACGTCCCGCTTGAGTTTCTAGCGCCGAGAGAATTGCTGCATTGTCAGATTCAGTTCCGCCTGATGTAAAAATAATCTCATGAGGCAAGACCGCGCCAATCAGAGCCCGCAGATTATTGCGTGCGTCTTTCATAGCCTCGCCAAGCCCCGAACCGAATAGGTGCTCCGAGGAGGCATTCCCGAACTGCTCTGTAAAATAGGGCAGCATGGCTGCTACGACCGCGGGATCTGTGCGTGTCGTCGCGTTATTATCGAGATAGACGGGACGCACGGATGACCTCATTCAGTGCTGCGCTTTTATCCCACCTATGATCGGGATAAGCCGCACAAATTCGCCCAACCTCTCGACTAGGCGGGCCTGGATGCCTTCGAGCGTGGAACTACTGAGTTTGCAAAACACGCAGGCGCCGCTCAGCTTGACCATCACTTTGTTGCCGCTGACTTCGACGAGCTGGCAGTCCCCGCCATCGCGCTGCAAGTTTCCGCGGATCTCTTCGATCACGGCTCTTATGATCTGCGTGCGCTCATCCTCAGAAGTCGTCTCCTGGGTAGAATGTGCGGTTTCGGTAAGCATGATTTCGTCTTTTCTCCCTGATTACGATCTGGGCTGAAAACTCAAGCTCTGCATGTGACGAGGCCTGCGCGGAGCGCATTCGTCGTAAAAACGGCGCTATCCGAACGACTTCCCGCAGGAGCAGCTCGAATTCGCGTTTGGATTTTCGAAGGTAAAGCCCGAGCCTTCGAGAGCCACCACGAAGTCGATGGTGGTACCGGCCAGAAGTTCGTGGCTCTTGTTATCGACGAAGACCTTTACGCCATCGCGTTCGATTACGGTGTCATCTGGGCCTGCCTCATTGACGAGGCCCATCATGTA from Hyphomicrobium sp. MC1 harbors:
- a CDS encoding 2Fe-2S iron-sulfur cluster-binding protein; amino-acid sequence: MATLTIMPADKSIEVADGTTLLAAILSSGIDFPHNCEDQGCRGGCHVFVQEGRKGLSKIAREENEKLDSIVGVGSKSRLACQAKVLGTENIKVELLGFGSGL
- a CDS encoding DegT/DnrJ/EryC1/StrS aminotransferase family protein translates to MIEPATLDGVVKGDDTLIEGGDESFIPLSDPDVTIAELEAVNAVMTSPRLSSGRAVEAFEAAFAGYVGRKYAIAVPSGTLGLLFTLAAYEVGAGAEVIASPYSFRETQHAISIAGARPVFADIDYWAGTLVSAKVEARITEKTRAIVASNNNGHPAAWADLRDVAKRHGLILIEDSTEAIGSKYQGALVGTFGDASVFDFSQPSPLVCGEGGMVVTDDVDLAVTIRRHRSHRLEERSSVVVSGTPAYQAGMSNITATLGLAQLKRLDEILERRRLTEHLYYRHVQSFEGIKDPYVGPDVTEVNWFLYLVHLGTRFTRSSRDAIVEDLRVEQVEAAAYCNPLHLQRHYFDLGYRRGDYLVAEKVADRAVALPFHTHLTDDQIGFIVSTMKDASINVGAGAAIYL
- a CDS encoding DUF3024 domain-containing protein, with translation MNLATLTHSVVVGLAAHPNDLDLRRIERALQSRRRYRYVSPSVSAVSGGYRIASPCCSRNIDPDGRVIDVALLIYEADRGSWQLFRKDHENAVWEFHSAYARLTDLLDQLNADAERKFWQ
- a CDS encoding nitrogen fixation protein NifZ, whose amino-acid sequence is MIEPRLPKYQWGQRVKATIDLDNDGSFPDAPDQGRLVNVGDTGEIVQVGTHTEANIPVYLVEFGERLVVGCFEEEIVPV
- a CDS encoding nitrogen fixation protein NifZ, yielding MSNIVRDSDVVEISEPPFFNFGEKVKAKRVIRNDGTYAGKEIGEILAKKGEVGYVVSIGTFLQQFYIYGVEFTESGNRVGMKRKELEPVIPHDGDEDLPLPEAISAGGKFP
- a CDS encoding 4Fe4S-binding leucine-rich repeat protein, whose translation is MTDDIDEARDWLGNEVSCASCGHGALNAAGRCRLKHACVNDRYARRIDRFFNWNPDLANAYVAHAHFEVRAIAAKHADVFLLPPLLDDQEETVRWNAARRLPKRLILRLRTDPHREVRNRIASLLDDAELTPMLSDTDYYVRLVVARRIAPALLARLMDDEEPEVRRVVARRIPTDWLFRMVEDSDSAVRLEVAQRLSSDLLFWLRNDPDWRVRYEVASRVPDTQIAELANDGDALVREMAQSRQSMAHRDRLMAIST
- a CDS encoding iron-sulfur cluster assembly accessory protein; the protein is MNLILTPAAQKFIHLMLRADGGPGSGFRLAVSPGGCSGLSADISVKNAPEPGDAVLEQDGLKFFLPAESRILLEGVTIDFSDSAAQTGFVFHDPKATACCGSGQPAEAVQ
- a CDS encoding 4Fe-4S binding protein, with translation MTLKIIASQCTSCSACEPECPNVAITEKNGTFVIDPKKCTECIGHFDSPQCAAVCPVDDTCVIDTSYPRYQPPA
- the nifB gene encoding nitrogenase cofactor biosynthesis protein NifB; protein product: MQDVSAQQEASGSEAKLEAVMQQIADHKGCGTHGGSGKASCGSQAGQGDLPTEIWEKVKNHPCYSEEAHHHYARMHVAVAPACNIQCNYCNRKYDCANESRPGVVSEKLTPEQAAKKVLAVASTIPQMTVLGIAGPGDPLANPEKTFKTFELISKTAPDIKLCLSTNGLALPDHVDTIAGFNVDHVTITINMVDPEIGAKIYPWVFWKHKRYTGVEAAKLLTDRQLQGLEMLTERGILCKVNSVMIPGINDQHLVDVNKAVKSRGAFLHNIMPLISSPEHGTAFGLTGQRGPTAQELKALQDSCEGEMNMMRHCRQCRADAVGLLGEDRSAEFTTDKIMEMEVDYDLDSRKAYQAKVEEERVAKVAAKQEELASLAGEVSDIKLLVAVATKGSGLINEHFGHAKEFQVYELSTSGAKFVGHRRVDLYCQGGYGEEDSLETIIRAINDCHAVFVAKIGGCPKSDLQRAGIDPVDQYAHEFIEKSAITWFKDYLSKVKSGEIEHVQRGDAEIRQGALTAAA
- a CDS encoding SIR2 family protein codes for the protein MNAPVPCTDILKLDDAEALLAKIASELKTGTIIPYLGPGLTELSKPSVPMTPEALAAYFGAKVALPRRAKGNAWASAQHIESMKHRSTVSALMTEAFTPAIEPTPLHRYLASLPLPMIVDVWYDGTMRAALSERNDWSEIQGITRAGIGEDRWYRFYDAAGNEADRTAIEACTTLLYKPHGSIAPAKNYLISDADYVEVLTEIDIQTPIPDAVKDRRTDRRFLFIGCRFHDQLLRTYARQVTKRSAGEHYVLVDPDGLTKNEMRFFMTHGLTPIVIPLPKAAEIILKAA
- the nifT gene encoding putative nitrogen fixation protein NifT, whose protein sequence is MKVMIRRSPETGLSIYVPKKDLEEPIVESQHETLWGGWIRIANGWVLDLPELAADTPLPITINARKRGEED
- the nifS gene encoding cysteine desulfurase NifS, producing MRPVYLDNNATTRTDPAVVAAMLPYFTEQFGNASSEHLFGSGLGEAMKDARNNLRALIGAVLPHEIIFTSGGTESDNAAILSALETQAGRDEIVTTNVEHSAILTLVTHLERIGRAKVHIISVDRQGRLDEEAFARALGPRTAIASVMWANNETGTIFPVDRLAKMAHSVGALFHTDAVQAVGKMLIDLKSSEIDMLSLSGHKLHGPKGIGALYVRKGVKFASQIRGGHQERGRRGGTENVPSIIGLGKAAELAMSRFDEETTRVRALRDRLEDGILRVGGPCFVNGDKRNRLPNTSNIAFDGLDGEAILTHMSRAGIAASSGSACTSGSTEPSHVLRAMSVPVTALHGAIRLSLSRDNTDADVDRVLEVLPGIIAKLRAMLPSVPGRPVGSNAQSYM
- a CDS encoding NifU family protein yields the protein MLTETAHSTQETTSEDERTQIIRAVIEEIRGNLQRDGGDCQLVEVSGNKVMVKLSGACVFCKLSSSTLEGIQARLVERLGEFVRLIPIIGGIKAQH
- a CDS encoding iron-sulfur cluster assembly accessory protein encodes the protein MINLTNSALNAVRNAISGAPQPVGGLRIMVEAGGCAGYKYMMGLVNEAGPDDTVIERDGVKVFVDNKSHELLAGTTIDFVVALEGSGFTFENPNANSSCSCGKSFG